DNA from Clostridia bacterium:
CTCCGCGATAGTGATATTGCGGCTTCGCCGCAGTGATATTGACGCTTCGCGTCAGTTAAGGAGCAAATTGCCTGCGGCAATTTGAATTATCCTTACGCAGAGCGTTTGTCATCCTGAGCGGAGCGATGCGAAGCATCGCGCCCGTAGGGACGAGCATTGCTCGTCCGGGGATTGACGCGCAACGCCGCGTTTCTGTCATCCTGAGCGAAGCGGCTGAAAGCCGCGCAGTCGAAGGATCTCACGTTGTCCTTTGTCATCCTGAGCGAAGCGGCGGAACGCCGCGCAGTCGAAGGATCTTAAAGACGAGCTTTCCTTTTCAGCGGAACTCCGCGAAAGAAAACGAAGCGTAACCCCCGTTTCCGACTGCGCACTTTCCCGATAACACGACCGTTACCGACAAGATCCTTCGACTCCGCAGACTTCGTCTGCTTCGCTCAGGATGACAACGTATGCAAACGGCTGCGAAAGGTGTGGGGTCCCTCGCTTCGCTCGGGATGACAGACTCTTTTCGCCGATTTTTCCCAAAAAACGCAAAAAACTTCTTGACAACGCTTTTTCGCGGTGTTATACTCTAACCGTAAACGAGCGCAAGCTCCATAAAACGAACACAAACGATGCTTCTTTAAGCGGGTGCAGAGACGCCGGCAAGACGCAGCGGTTACGTATGTTTGAACGCAACCTCTCCGCCTGTCGGCAGGGAGGTTTTTTCTTATGCGTGAAAAGGCGATACTTCTCGACGCGATCTCGATCGAACGCGCGCTGATGCGCGTAGCGCACCAGATCGCCGAGAAGAACGCGGATATCAAGTCCGTCTGCCTTATCGGGATAAAGACGCGCGGCGTGCCGCTTGCGGAGCGCATCGCGCTGAACATCGCGCAGATAACCGGCGCGACCCCGGACGTCGGCACGCTGGACATCACCCTCTACCGCGACGACCTGACGAGAGTCGCGGATTCGCCCATAGTGCGCGATCCGCAGATACCCTTCTCGGTCGAGGATAAGACGGTCGTCCTCTGCGACGACGTCATCTACACCGGCCGCACGATACGCGCGGCGATGGACGCGGTCATGGACGCCGGCCGTCCGGCGCGGATACAGCTTTTCGAGCTGATAGACCGCGGCCACCGCGAGCTGCCGATACGCCCCGACTTCGTCGGCAAGAACGTCCCGACCTCGCAGGCGGAGGTAATCACCGTCCGCCTCCGCGAGACCGACGGCGAGACCTGCGTGAAGCTGCTGGAGAGATAAGCAGACCTCTGTCATTCCGAGGAGGTGGCTGTGAAACCGCCGCCGACGAGGAATCCCACACGATTTGCAGCTGTTTGCATAGCTGTCATCCTGAGCGGAGCAGACGAAGTCTGCGAAGTCGAAGGATCTTGTCGGAAACGGGTGTGTGAAAGGAAAAGTGTGCGGCGGAAAACGGGTTTTGCGTTTCGCTTTCTTACGCGGCGCTTCGCCGAAAGGGAAATCTCGTCTTTAAGATTCTTCGGCTCGCTTCGCTCGCTCAGAATGACAAACGCCCCAAGGCGCTTCGTGATAACAAAACACACGTCGTATATCTTTGCGGAAAAAGCCGCGTGATATAGAAAAATCAAAAATAAAAAAACGGAGGACAAAACTATGAATCTGACTTACCAAGTCAAAGACAAGCCCGGGTTCGGCAAAACGCTGATCTTCGCGCTGCAGCAGGTGCTGGCGATCCTCGCCGCCACCATCGCCGTTCCGGCAATCGTCGGCAACGGCATGTCCCAGTCCGCGGCTCTCTTCGGCGCGGGCATCGGCACTCTCGTGTACCTTTGCTTCACCAAGTTCCGCAGCCCGGTCTTCCTGGGCAGCTCCTTCGCGTTCATCGGCTCGATGTTCGCGGCCTTCGGCGGAGCGGCTTCCGCGGCCGCCGGCTACGTCGGTCTCATCATCGGCGCGGCCTTCGCCGGTCTCGTCTACGTCGTCATCGCTCTGGTAGTCAAGTTCGCGGGCGTCAAGTGGATCAACAAGCTCATGCCCGCGGTCGTCATCGGCCCCACCGTTTCGATAATCGGCCTTTCGCTCGCCGGCAACGCCGTCGGCGATCTGCAGGTCGGCAAGGTCATGGTTGACGGCGCTTCCGTCGCCAGCCCCTACATCTGCATCCTCTGCGGACTGATCACCCTCTTCACCGTCGTGCTCTGCTCGGTCTACGGCAAGAAGATGGGCAAGCTCATCCCCTTCATCATCGGCATCGTCGCCGGCTACATCGCCGCCACGATCTTCACCCTCATCGGCAACGCCACCGGCAACGACCTGCTGAAAGTCATCAACTTTGACGCGTTCAAGGATCTGACCGTCTTCGCGGTTCCGGATTTCACCTTCCTCAAGTTCTCTGAGGGAATCAAGGCCATTGACGGCAGCTACATCGCCACCCTCGCGGTCGCTTACGTCCCGGTCGCGTTCGTCGTCTTCGCCGAGCACATCGCGGACCACAAGAACCTTTCCTCCGTCATCGGCAGCGACCTGCTTGAGGATCCGGGCCTCCACAGAACCCTCCTCGGCGACGGCGTCGGCTCCGTCGCGGGCGCGATCTTCGGCGGCTGCCCGAACACCACCTACGGCGAATCCGTCGGCTGCGTCGCCATCACCGGCAACGCCTCCGTCGTCACCATCTTCACCACGGCGATCATGTGCCTGGTCATCAGCTTCTTCGGACCGTTCGTGACCTTCCTCGCCTCCATCCCGAACTGCGTAATGGGCGGCGTCTGCATCACGCTCTACGGCTTCATCGCGGTCAGCGGACTTAAGATGATCCAGAAGGTCGACCTGAACCAGAACGGCAACCTCTTCACCGTCGCGGTCATCCTCATCTGCGGCATCGGCGGCCTCTCGATCACCTTCGGCAAGGTCACCCTCACCGCCATCGCCTGCGCGCTGATCCTCGGCATCATCACCAACCTCCTCGTCAGCAAGAGAACCACCAACGCTCCCGAGTTTGAAGAGAAGGCCGAAGAGAAGATCGAACAGTAATTTTCAACCGGAAGAGCAACCGGTAAACAGAATAAAAAAAGGACGCCCTAAAGGGCGTCCTTTTTTGCTGCCGCGCTGCGTGTTCTGTCATTCCGAGCGCAGCGAGGAATCTCCTTCCCTTTGCAGCCGTCTGCTTTCGGTGTGGGATCCTTCGCTGCGCTCAGGATGACAGCTTTGCTGTCAGTTTACGGTTTACGGTTATGATCGCCCTTCGGGCGAGTTATGAGTTCGCCGGAGGCGAACGCTTTTCCTTAAACGCGGGCGAAGCCCCGCGCTACATGCAAAAGACGTGATCTCCTATCGTACATATCACCGGTCTTGAACGTATCCACCTGCTCGTGGCGGTCTTCGGATTGTAGTAATATATCGCGCCGCCGGAGGGATCGACGCCGTTGATCGCGTCCTTCGCCGCGCGGTAAGCCGAAGCCGCCGGCGCCATATTGATTTGCCCGTCGTTTACGCAGCTGAACGCTCCCGCCTGATAGACGACTCCGCTGACGCTGTTGGGGAAGGAGGGGTGCCGCACGCGGTTGAGCACCACCGCGCCGACGGCTACCTGCCCGGAATAGGGCTCGCCCCGCGCCTCCGCGGAAATGACCCGCGCCAGCAGCTCGTAGTCCGCGGCGCCGTAGCCGCCGTATCCGCCGGCGGCGGACGCCGAGCCGCCCGCGCTCCCGCTTGAAATGCCCATCGCCGCGAGTGTCTTCGGGCCGGCGACGCCGTCGACCGTCAGCCCGTTTTTGCGCTGAAAGTATTTGACCGCCTCGTAGGTCTTCGGCCCGTAAACGCCGTCGACCGCGCCGTCGTAATAGCCCCAGCGTTTCAGCTTCTCCTGTATCTTAGTGACCTCGCTTCCGCGTGAGCCGTAGCGCGACAGCGCCGCCGCGCCGAACGCCGCTCCCACCGCGAAGGCGAGCAGCACCCCCGCCGCGACGAGCCTTATCAGGTGCTTTTTCAGCTCGCGGCGTGCGTTTTCGTTGATATTCTTCATAGGTTGCGCCTCCGTTGCGTTTTATACGGAACTATTTTGCCGCCGGCGGCGAAGATTATTCTCAAAACAGGCGAAAAAAGGGTTGACATCGCGCCCGCGATAGTGCATAATATATACGTAATGAAGCGCGTATGCGCGAATGAGTCGAAGGAGGCGTTATTATGAAAGAGAAGAGCAGCAAGACCGGGTGGATAGTCGGAGGTATATGCGCCTTCCTCCTCGCGTGCGCGGCGGCGGCTTTCTTCATCTACCACTCCGTGCAGGAGCGGCAGCGTATGGAAAGATGGCGCCACTACGACGACAAATATCTTGACGACTGATCCTCGTTGATGCAAAGCGGCTCCCTGCGCGTGAAAGGCAGGGAGCCGTCGTTTTACCGTTACGGTTTCGGAGGGCGTGGCTTATGGAGTTCAGAATCGTTGCGCGGCTGCGCGGGGACTTTCCGGAAAAGTTCGGAGTTCCGCGCCAGAGCGGGCTCGCGAAGACGCTTTCGCGCGTCGTTTTCGAGCCGGAGTTCCGCGACGCTAACGCGCTGCGCGGCATAGAGGAGTATTCGCACCTCTGGCTGCTCTGGCTTTTCGACGGCGTCGGGGAGGAGTACAGCCCCACCGTCCGCCCGCCGCGGCTCGGCGGGAACAGGCGCGTCGGTGTCTTCGCCACGCGCTCGCCGTTTCGCCCCAATCCGATCGGGCTTTCGCTCGTGCGGCTCGTGAAGGTCGGGAAGGAGAACGGCCTCGGCACGGTGCTCACCGTCGAGGGCGCGGATATGACCGACGGCACGGCGATCGTCGATATAAAGCCGTACCTGCCTTACGCCGACTGCGCTCCGCACGCCGAAGGGGGCTTCGGCGAGGCGCTGAAGGGCGCGAAGCTCAGCGTGGAGATCCCGCCTTCGGAGGCGGCGAAGCTGCCGCCGGAGAAGCTCGCGGCGCTCGTTTCCGCGCTGGAGCAGGACCCCCGTCCCGCGTATCAGGACGAGCCCGGCCGCGTCTACGGCCTATCCTACGCCGGCAGGCAGGTGAAGTTCACAGTCGCGGGCGGAAAAGCGACGGTGCTGAGTATCGGCGAATGACCGGCCTTCGCTTCGGGACGGCCCGTCCGAGCGGCCGGAAACGGCGTTTTTGCCGTGCAAAAAGGCGGTTTTTTCACTGCTAAGGGCGTTTTTTTCGCCGGAAAAGCGGATCTGCGGAAAAACGGCTGTAACCTTTGCACCTGTGGAAAAAGATATTTCTGTTATAATATAACGCTTTACAAGAATAAGTTACAAAATAGTTACAAAAAAGTTACAAAATCGGTTGACTTTGTAACTTTTTGTGCTATAATAGCCTCATAGCGGCCGGGAGGACCGGCTGTAAATCCGGCGCCGGAGTGCGCCGCTGAAATGAGGCTTTCCGAATGAAAAGACTTCTGACCGTGCTCGTCGCGGCAGCTATATTGCTCACCATCGTTTTCACAACGTCCGGATGCGCGGCCGAGGGACTTCACCTCGGGCAGGCGTCCATCGTGACGACCTCCACCACCTTCAAAACCGCGCCGGATCCCGACTCCGCGTCGAGCGAGCCGGAGCCGTCCTCCTCCGAGGAGAGCGGCGAAGCGGAGGGCGAGCCCGCATCCTCCGGCGACTCCTCCGGCGAAGGCTCGGACGAAAGCAGTGAAGAAAGCAGCGAGCCCGAGCCCGCGAAGCCCGCTTTTGAAGGCGGCAGCGTCGGCGTGAACGTGCTTACCGCTTCCATCACCATCGACAAAGAAAACATTATCCGTTCGCTGAAGCTCGACAAATACGAGCTTTCCGTCGAGGTCGACGAAAACGGCTACCTTGTCGGCGATATTTCCACCGACGGCGTCAAGAGCGCCAAGGAAATGGGCTACGACTACGGCATGAAGTCCTCCAGCAAGCTTTCGCTCGAATGGTTCGAGCAGGTGGAGAACTTCGAGAAGTGGGCGGTCGGCAAGAAGGTCAGCGAGCTGCTGAACATGAAGACCGTCTATATCGACGAAACGCGCCCCAGTGTGCCGGGCGAGCCGGATCTGAACGTTTCCGTCTCCATCTCCGTCGGCGATTTCCTCAAGGTGATCAAGCTGGCGGCGATCAACGCCGGCTGGGATCCCTCAAGCGACCGCCTCGCCGAGTCCTCCGAGGAGGAGGAAGTGACCTACAGCAGCTTCTTCGAGAGCGATTCCGGTTCCTCCGGCTCCGGCGAGCGTGAGGACGAAGCGCCGGTCAGCAGCGTCGTTGAAGGCGACGGCAGCGGCGAAAGCGCCGACGCCGGCAGCAGTAATTAACGTCAGGTAAAAAAATCCCTTCCGCGAGGAAGGGATTTTTGATAAGCGCCGGACAGTCGCGATCGGCGGGGATAAGCCGCAAAAGCGAATATCGAAATAACGAAGCCGCTTCCCGCCGGAAGCGGCTTCGATGCGTTCAAAGCCACCGCGTCCGGCAGGCGCGGGCGTGAAATATAAAGAAACATTCGCCGCGGTGTTGCATTCCGTCGGTTTTTCTGTTAAAATATGATAAAAGGTGCGAGAATGCGCGGACGAGCAATGCTCGTCCCTACGGGCGCGATGCTTCGCATCGCTCCGCTCAGGATGACAAACGCTCTGCGTAATGATAATTCAAATTGCCGCAGGCAATTTGCTCCTTAACTGACGCGCAGCGTCAATATCACTGCGGCGAAGCCGCAATATCACTGTCGCGGAGCGATAATATCACTGACGCGAAGCGTCAATATCACTGCGAACGCCCCGCGTTCGCCCGGGGGATTCCTCGTCGGAGGCGTTGCCTCCTCCTCGGAATGACAAAAAAACACCCCCGGTCAAGGAGGTCGGCTTATGAAAAAGCTCAAATCATCGCCCGCGGCGAGTTTCGCCGCCGTTGCGCTCATATACGTTATCGCCGGCGCGGCCGGCTTCGCGGTCTACGGCGCGTTCGACGCCGACTGGCGGGTGAAGCTGCTGGCTGCGGACGTCGCGGCGACGGTCGTTACCTTCGCTTTCAGCGTTCTGCTGAAGAACGCCTCGGTCTATGATCCCTACTGGAGCGTTCAGCCGATAGTGATATGCGCCGCGTACGCGTTCCCGCGGCGGCTGACGCTGCTTTCGGCGCTGCT
Protein-coding regions in this window:
- the pyrR gene encoding bifunctional pyr operon transcriptional regulator/uracil phosphoribosyltransferase PyrR, which gives rise to MREKAILLDAISIERALMRVAHQIAEKNADIKSVCLIGIKTRGVPLAERIALNIAQITGATPDVGTLDITLYRDDLTRVADSPIVRDPQIPFSVEDKTVVLCDDVIYTGRTIRAAMDAVMDAGRPARIQLFELIDRGHRELPIRPDFVGKNVPTSQAEVITVRLRETDGETCVKLLER
- a CDS encoding uracil-xanthine permease, with the protein product MNLTYQVKDKPGFGKTLIFALQQVLAILAATIAVPAIVGNGMSQSAALFGAGIGTLVYLCFTKFRSPVFLGSSFAFIGSMFAAFGGAASAAAGYVGLIIGAAFAGLVYVVIALVVKFAGVKWINKLMPAVVIGPTVSIIGLSLAGNAVGDLQVGKVMVDGASVASPYICILCGLITLFTVVLCSVYGKKMGKLIPFIIGIVAGYIAATIFTLIGNATGNDLLKVINFDAFKDLTVFAVPDFTFLKFSEGIKAIDGSYIATLAVAYVPVAFVVFAEHIADHKNLSSVIGSDLLEDPGLHRTLLGDGVGSVAGAIFGGCPNTTYGESVGCVAITGNASVVTIFTTAIMCLVISFFGPFVTFLASIPNCVMGGVCITLYGFIAVSGLKMIQKVDLNQNGNLFTVAVILICGIGGLSITFGKVTLTAIACALILGIITNLLVSKRTTNAPEFEEKAEEKIEQ
- the sleB gene encoding spore cortex-lytic enzyme, giving the protein MKNINENARRELKKHLIRLVAAGVLLAFAVGAAFGAAALSRYGSRGSEVTKIQEKLKRWGYYDGAVDGVYGPKTYEAVKYFQRKNGLTVDGVAGPKTLAAMGISSGSAGGSASAAGGYGGYGAADYELLARVISAEARGEPYSGQVAVGAVVLNRVRHPSFPNSVSGVVYQAGAFSCVNDGQINMAPAASAYRAAKDAINGVDPSGGAIYYYNPKTATSRWIRSRPVICTIGDHVFCM
- the tsaA gene encoding tRNA (N6-threonylcarbamoyladenosine(37)-N6)-methyltransferase TrmO codes for the protein MEFRIVARLRGDFPEKFGVPRQSGLAKTLSRVVFEPEFRDANALRGIEEYSHLWLLWLFDGVGEEYSPTVRPPRLGGNRRVGVFATRSPFRPNPIGLSLVRLVKVGKENGLGTVLTVEGADMTDGTAIVDIKPYLPYADCAPHAEGGFGEALKGAKLSVEIPPSEAAKLPPEKLAALVSALEQDPRPAYQDEPGRVYGLSYAGRQVKFTVAGGKATVLSIGE